In one Corythoichthys intestinalis isolate RoL2023-P3 chromosome 16, ASM3026506v1, whole genome shotgun sequence genomic region, the following are encoded:
- the LOC130931809 gene encoding myosin-11-like isoform X2: MADQATDDSKFLFLQNDFRNSGVAQADWAAKKMVWVPSEKEGFEAASIKEEKGDEVLVELSNGRKATVNKDDIQKMNPPKFSKVEDMAALTFLNEASVLQNLRERYFSSLIYTYSGLFCVVVNPYKMLPIYSEKIIEMYKGKKRHEVPPHIYSITDNAYRNMMQDREDQSILCTGESGAGKTENTKKVIQYLALVASSHKGKKEANPPAQQQTQQQQAGSLAYGELEKQLLQANPILEAFGNAKTIKNDNSSRFGKFIKLNFDVTGYLVGANIDTYLLEKSRCIRQANTERAFHIFYYMVAGAKDKMKEELLLEDFSSYRFLMAGHVEVSGVEDDELFVETLEAMEIMGFSEEERIGMLKVVSTVLQLGNIKFEKERNTEQATMPDNTAAQKVCHLQGINVTDFTRAFLTPRIKVGREVVQKAQTKQQADFAVEALAKAMYERLFRWILARVNKTLDKSKRQSSSFLGILDIAGFEIFEDNSFEQLCINYTNERLQQLFNHTMFILEQEEYKREGIEWNFIDFGLDLQPCIELIERGNNPPGILALLDEECWFPKATDNSFVEKLLSTHASHVKFSKPKQHKEKLMFTVAHYAGKVDYNATSWLTKNMDPLNDNVTSLLSNSSSNFIQDLWKDVDRVVGLETMTKMSESSMPTSTKSKKGMFRTVGQLYKESLGKLMTTLHNTQPNFVRCIIPNHEKRAGKMDANLVLEQLRCNGVLEGIRICRQGFPNRIVFQEFRQRYEILAANAIPKGFMDGKQACCLMVKHLDLDPNLYRIGQSKMFFRTGVLAQLEEERDLKLTVIIISFQAQGRGFLARKAFSKRQQQLSAMKVIQRNCACYLKLKNWQWWRLFTKVKPLLQVTRQEEEMGQKDEELKAAKEVAAKKEAELKDITQKHTQLVEERAQLESKLQAETELYAEAEEMRVRLEAKKQELEEVLHEMEARLEEEEERSAQVQQERKEMEQQLQNMEAHLLEEEDARQKLQLEKVAVEGKVKKLEEDVLLMEDQNNKMQKERKLLEERMADLNSNLAEEEEKSKNLTKLKAKHESMISDLEVRYKKEEKGRLDMEKAKRKLEAELAELHEQLADLQAQLAELRAQLAAKEDELQATQARLDEESNQRGLAVKKVRELETMLSELREDMEAERGARAKVEAASRALGEELNALRSELEDSLDTTAAQQELRAKREQEVAMLKKAMEEEGRSHEAQVQDLRQKHSQAVEELSEQLEQAKRVRAGLEKTKQALEKESSDLTADLRSMAAAKQDVEHKKKKVDAQLNDVNNRLNESERQRNELGEKVSKMTVELDNLASLLNEAEGKNIKLSKDVSGLSSQLQDTQELLSEETRQKLNVSGRLRQMEEDRICLTEQLEEENEAKRVLERQVSSLNMQLSDCKKKLDESLGSVELLEEGKKRLLRDLEAANNDYEEKAAAYDKLDKSRSRMQQELEDVLMDLDGQRQLVVNLEKKQKKFDQMLAEERAVSSKIAEERDRAEAEAREKETRVLALSRALEENREALEEADKTNKSLRIEMEDLVSSKDDVGRSVHDLEKAKRALEALVEEMKAHTEELEDELQVAEDTKLRMEVNGQALKSQHERELQAREEAGEEKRKQLLKQVRELESELDEEKKQRAQASAGKKKLEGELKDMEEQLETTNRARDEALKQLRKIQGQVKDLQREVEDSRAAQKEVLSSAREAERKSKVAEADVVQLHEMLAAAERARKQAEAERDELAEELASNSSGKTMLSDEKRRLDAKISHLEEELEEEQTNIMNLNERLRKSQQQVEQLSGELTSERASSQAKEAARQQLDKQNRELKAKVQEMEGQGRSKLKSSVGAMENKLRELEEQLEVESRERQAATKNLRQKEKKLKDLSVQMEDERKKAQQYKDQAEKSNVRVKQLKHQLEEAEEEAQRVAAARRKLQRELDEATEANDGLSREVAALKSKLRRGGEPGFSGSSPRSGSILSLGGGSARSSAGLTGGSTARSRSTILESSAGIPEEDEGVEEKAHSPSPPTRSPLPEEELHETPPDE; encoded by the exons ACATACTCGGGCCTTTTCTGTGTGGTGGTGAACCCGTACAAGATGTTGCCCATCTACTCGGAGAAGATCATAGAGATGTACAAGGGCAAAAAGCGGCACGAGGTGCCACCTCACATCTACTCTATCACCGACAATGCCTACAGGAACATGATGCAAG ACCGCGAGGATCAGTCCATTCTCTGCAC CGGAGAATCCGGAGCGGGCAAGACAGAAAACACCAAGAAGGTGATCCAGTACCTGGCCCTGGTCGCGTCATCGCACAAAGGCAAAAAGGAAGCAAACCCT CCGGCGCAACAGCAGACACAGCAACAACAAGCCGGATCGTTGGCCTAC GGGGAGCTGGAGAAGCAGCTGCTGCAGGCGAACCCCATTCTGGAGGCATTCGGCAACGCCAAGACCATCAAGAACGACAACTCGTCACGATTT GGAAAGTTCATCAAGCTCAACTTCGATGTCACCGGATACCTAGTCGGCGCAAACATTGACACGT ACCTTCTGGAAAAATCTCGCTGTATTCGTCAGGCTAACACCGAACGAGCTTTCCATATCTTCTACTACATGGTGGCCGGAGCTAAAGACAAAATGAAAG AGGAGCTTCTTCTGGAGGACTTTAGCAGCTATCGTTTCCTGATGGCGGGACACGTGGAGGTTTCCGGGGTCGAGGATGATGAGCTGTTTGTGGAGACCCTGGAAGCTATGGAGATTATGGGCTTCTCTGAGGAAGAGAGAATAG GGATGTTAAAGGTAGTCTCCACGGTTCTCCAACTGGGAAACATCAAGTTTGAGAAGGAACGAAACACCGAGCAAGCCACCATGCCGGATAACACAG CTGCCCAGAAAGTGTGCCACCTGCAGGGTATCAACGTGACTGACTTCACCAGGGCCTTCCTGACACCTAGGATCAAAGTGGGCCGGGAAGTGGTTCAGAAGGCTCAGACCAAGCAGCAG GCGGACTTTGCGGTTGAGGCTTTGGCCAAAGCCATGTACGAGCGTCTCTTCCGCTGGATCCTGGCCCGTGTAAACAAGACTCTCGATAAGAGCAAGAGGCAGTCTTCGTCCTTCCTTGGGATCTTGGACATCGCTGGATTTGAGATTTTCGAG GACAACTCATTCGAGCAGCTGTGCATTAACTACACCAACGAGCGTCTGCAGCAGCTCTTCAACCACACCATGTTCATCCTGGAGCAGGAGGAGTACAAGCGTGAGGGCATCGAGTGGAACTTCATCGACTTCGGCTTGGACCTACAGCCCTGCATCGAGCTCATCGAGAGAGGG AACAATCCACCGGGCATCCTGGCACTGTTGGATGAAGAGTGCTGGTTCCCCAAAGCCACAGATAATTCCTTTGTGGAGAAACTGTTAAGCACGCATGCCAGTCACGTCAAATTCTCCAAACCCAAACAGCACAAAGAGAAGCTGATGTTCACCGTTGCACACTATGCCGGAAAG GTGGACTACAATGCCACCAGCTGGCTGACCAAGAACATGGACCCTCTGAATGATAATGTGacctccctacttagcaactcaTCCAGCAACTTCATCCAAGACTTGTGGAAAGACG TGGATCGAGTGGTGGGCCTGGAGACCATGACCAAGATGTCTGAAAGCTCCATGCCCACCTCCACCAAGTCCAAGAAGGGGATGTTTCGTACCGTGGGCCAGCTGTATAAGGAATCCCTGGGGAAGCTGATGACAACATTGCACAATACACAACCTAACTTTGTGCGCTGCATCATCCCCAACCATGAGAAGAGG GCGGGTAAAATGGACGCCAACCTGGTTCTTGAGCAGTTAAGGTGCAATGGTGTATTGGAGGGTATCCGGATCTGCAGGCAGGGATTCCCAAACCGTATTGTATTTCAGGAGTTCAGGCAGAG GTACGAGATCCTGGCCGCCAATGCCATTCCCAAGGGCTTCATGGACGGGAAGCAGGCGTGCTGCTTGATG GTGAAACATTTGGACCTGGATCCCAACCTTTATCGCATTGGACAGAGTAAGATGTTCTTCAGGACTGGTGTGTTGGCTCAACTGGAGGAAGAGAGAGACCTCAAGCTCACTGTGATCATCATTTCCTTTCAGGCGCAGGGTCGAGGCTTCCTGGCACGCAA GGCCTTTAGCAAACGCCAGCAACAGCTTAGTGCCATGAAAGTGATCCAGAGGAACTGCGCTTGTTACCTCAAACTCAAGAATTGGCAGTGGTGGAGGCTCTTCACCAAG GTGAAACCCCTGCTGCAGGTGACCCGCCAAGAGGAGGAAATGGGTCAGAAGGATGAGGAACTCAAGGCAGCCAAGGAAGTGGCAGCCAAGAAAGAGGCGGAACTAAAGGACATCACCCAGAAACACACACAG CTGGTGGAAGAACGTGCCCAGCTGGAGAGCAAACTTCAAGCTGAGACGGAGCTCTACGCCGAGGCCGAGGAGATGAGGGTTCGGCTGGAGGCCAAGAAGCAGGAACTGGAGGAGGTCCTACACGAGATGGAGGCCCGgctggaggaggaggaagagcgcAGCGCCCAAGTACAGCAGGAGAGGAAGGAGATGGAACAGCAGCTACAG aACATGGAAGCCCACTTGTTGGAAGAAGAAGACGCTCGTCAAAAGCTCCAACTGGAAAAGGTTGCCGTGGAGGGAAAAGTGAAGAAACTTGAGGAGGATGTTCTGCTCATGGAGGAccagaacaacaaaatgcaaaag GAGCGTAAGCTTCTGGAGGAGAGGATGGCAGATTTAAACTCCAACCTGGCCGAGGAGGAGGAAAAGTCCAAGAACTTAACCAAGCTGAAGGCGAAGCACGAGTCCATGATCTCTGACTTGGAGG TGCGTTACAAGAAAGAGGAGAAGGGTCGCCTGGACATGGAGAAGGCCAAGAGGAAATTGGAGGCTGAGCTGGCAGAACTCCACGAGCAGCTGGCTGACCTTCAGGCCCAACTGGCTGAGCTTCGAGCTCAGCTGGCCGCCAAGGAAGATGAGCTACAGGCCACGCAGGCACG TTTGGACGAGGAGAGCAACCAGCGTGGCCTGGCGGTGAAGAAAGTTCGAGAGCTGGAGACCATGCTGTCAGAGTTGCGGGAGGACATGGAGGCTGAGAGGGGTGCCAGGGCCAAAGTGGAGGCGGCGAGCAGGGCCCTTGGGGAAGAACTCAATGCCCTGCGCTCAGAACTGGAGGACAGTTTGGATACCACCGCGGCGCAACAGGAGCTACG TGCAAAGCGTGAGCAGGAGGTGGCCATGCTAAAGAAAGCAATGGAGGAAGAGGGCCGCAGTCACGAGGCCCAAGTCCAAGACCTGAGGCAAAAGCACAGCCAGGCGGTTGAGGAACTCTCCGAACAGCTGGAGCAGGCCAAGAGA GTCCGGGCAGGTCTGGAGAAAACTAAGCAAGCTCTGGAGAAGGAGTCTTCTGACCTGACTGCCGACTTGCGCTCCATGGCCGCTGCCAAGCAGGACGTTGAGcacaagaagaagaaagttgacGCTCAACTCAACGATGTCAATAATCGCCTCAACGAGAGTGAGAGACAGAGGAACGAACTCGGAGAGAAAGTCTCCAAGATGACT gtGGAGCTGGACAACTTGGCCAGTCTTCTGAATGAAGCTGAAGGAAAGAACATCAAGCTGAGTAAAGATGTTTCCGGGCTGTCCTCGCAACTCCAAGACACTCAG GAACTTCTTTCTGAAGAGACCCGACAGAAGCTGAACGTGTCCGGGCGTCTGCGGCAGATGGAGGAAGATCGGATTTGTTTGACAGAGCAGCTAGAGGAGGAAAACGAGGCTAAGCGGGTCTTGGAGAGGCAGGTCTCCAGTCTCAACATGCAG CTGTCCGACTGCAAGAAGAAGCTGGACGAGTCCTTGGGCTCGGTAGAACTGCTGGAGGAAGGCAAGAAGCGTCTCTTGCGGGACCTGGAGGCAGCCAACAATGACTATGAGGAGAAGGCGGCAGCCTACGACAAGCTGGATAAGAGCCGCAGCCGAATGCAGCAGGAGCTGGAGGACGTCCTCATGGATTTGGATGGCCAGAGGCAGCTTGTTGTCAACCTGGAAAAGAAGCAGAAGAAGTTTGACCAG ATGCTGGCTGAGGAGAGAGCCGTATCAAGCAAGATTGCTGAGGAGCGAGATCGTGCCGAGGCAGAAGCAAGGGAGAAGGAGACCAGAGTCTTGGCTCTGTCCAGAGCTCTGGAAGAGAACCGCGAGGCTCTGGAGGAGGCAGACAAGACCAACAAAAGCCTCCGAATTGAGATGGAGGACCTTGTCAGCTCCAAGGACGATGTGGGACGCAGC GTCCACGACTTGGAGAAGGCCAAGCGTGCTCTGGAGGCCTTGGTGGAGGAGATGAAGGCCCACACGGAGGAGCTGGAGGATGAGCTCCAAGTGGCCGAGGACACAAAGTTGCGTATGGAGGTCAATGGTCAGGCCCTTAAATCCCAGCACGAGAGAGAACTGCAGGCCCGCGAAGAAGCCGGCGAGGAGAAGAGGAAGCAGCTTCTCAAGCAG GTTCGTGAGCTGGAGTCCGAATTGGATGAGGAGAAGAAGCAGCGTGCTCAAGCATCAGCCGGCAAGAAGAAGCTGGAAGGTGAACTCAAGGACATGGAAGAGCAGCTGGAGACCACCAACAGGGCACGCGATGAGGCGCTCAAGCAGCTGCGCAAGATCCAG GGCCAGGTGAAGGATCTCCAACGGGAGGTGGAGGACTCTCGCGCCGCCCAAAAGGAAGTCCTGAGCTCAGCCAGGGAGGCCGAGCGTAAATCCAAAGTCGCGGAGGCCGATGTGGTGCAGCTTCATGAG ATGCTGGCGGCAGCCGAACGAGCTCGAAAGCAGGCGGAAGCTGAGAGAGATGAGCTGGCCGAGGAGCTTGCCAGTAACTCCTCTGGGAA GACCATGCTGTCTGATGAGAAGCGCCGTCTGGATGCTAAGATCAGCCATCTGGAGGAGGAACTGGAGGAGGAACAGACTAACATTATGAATCTCAACGAGCGTCTGAGGAAGAGCCAGCAGCAG GTGGAGCAGCTCAGTGGCGAACTGACATCGGAGAGAGCGTCATCGCAGGCCAAGGAGGCGGCCAGGCAGCAGCTGGACAAGCAGAACCGAGAGCTGAAGGCCAAAGTTCAGGAGATGGAAGGCCAGGGACGCTCCAAGCTGAAATCCTCCGTCGGTGCTATGGAGAACAAACTGAGAGAGTTAGAGGAACAGTTGGAGGTGGAgagcag GGAGCGTCAGGCCGCCACCAAGAACCTGCGCCAGAAGGAGAAAAAGCTGAAGGACTTAAGTGTGCAGATGGAGGATGAGAGGAAGAAGGCGCAGCAGTACAAGGATCAG GCCGAGAAGAGCAACGTGCGCGTGAAGCAGCTGAAGCATCAGCTGGAGGAGGCGGAGGAGGAAGCGCAGCGCGTGGCCGCTGCCCGAAGGAAGCTGCAGAGGGAGCTGGATGAGGCCACTGAGGCCAACGACGGCCTAAGCAGGGAGGTTGCTGCTCTGAAGAGCAAACTCAG
- the LOC130931809 gene encoding myosin-11-like isoform X3, translating to MVAGAKDKMKEELLLEDFSSYRFLMAGHVEVSGVEDDELFVETLEAMEIMGFSEEERIGMLKVVSTVLQLGNIKFEKERNTEQATMPDNTAAQKVCHLQGINVTDFTRAFLTPRIKVGREVVQKAQTKQQADFAVEALAKAMYERLFRWILARVNKTLDKSKRQSSSFLGILDIAGFEIFEDNSFEQLCINYTNERLQQLFNHTMFILEQEEYKREGIEWNFIDFGLDLQPCIELIERGNNPPGILALLDEECWFPKATDNSFVEKLLSTHASHVKFSKPKQHKEKLMFTVAHYAGKVDYNATSWLTKNMDPLNDNVTSLLSNSSSNFIQDLWKDVDRVVGLETMTKMSESSMPTSTKSKKGMFRTVGQLYKESLGKLMTTLHNTQPNFVRCIIPNHEKRAGKMDANLVLEQLRCNGVLEGIRICRQGFPNRIVFQEFRQRYEILAANAIPKGFMDGKQACCLMVKHLDLDPNLYRIGQSKMFFRTGVLAQLEEERDLKLTVIIISFQAQGRGFLARKAFSKRQQQLSAMKVIQRNCACYLKLKNWQWWRLFTKVKPLLQVTRQEEEMGQKDEELKAAKEVAAKKEAELKDITQKHTQLVEERAQLESKLQAETELYAEAEEMRVRLEAKKQELEEVLHEMEARLEEEEERSAQVQQERKEMEQQLQNMEAHLLEEEDARQKLQLEKVAVEGKVKKLEEDVLLMEDQNNKMQKERKLLEERMADLNSNLAEEEEKSKNLTKLKAKHESMISDLEVRYKKEEKGRLDMEKAKRKLEAELAELHEQLADLQAQLAELRAQLAAKEDELQATQARLDEESNQRGLAVKKVRELETMLSELREDMEAERGARAKVEAASRALGEELNALRSELEDSLDTTAAQQELRAKREQEVAMLKKAMEEEGRSHEAQVQDLRQKHSQAVEELSEQLEQAKRVRAGLEKTKQALEKESSDLTADLRSMAAAKQDVEHKKKKVDAQLNDVNNRLNESERQRNELGEKVSKMTVELDNLASLLNEAEGKNIKLSKDVSGLSSQLQDTQELLSEETRQKLNVSGRLRQMEEDRICLTEQLEEENEAKRVLERQVSSLNMQLSDCKKKLDESLGSVELLEEGKKRLLRDLEAANNDYEEKAAAYDKLDKSRSRMQQELEDVLMDLDGQRQLVVNLEKKQKKFDQMLAEERAVSSKIAEERDRAEAEAREKETRVLALSRALEENREALEEADKTNKSLRIEMEDLVSSKDDVGRSVHDLEKAKRALEALVEEMKAHTEELEDELQVAEDTKLRMEVNGQALKSQHERELQAREEAGEEKRKQLLKQVRELESELDEEKKQRAQASAGKKKLEGELKDMEEQLETTNRARDEALKQLRKIQGQVKDLQREVEDSRAAQKEVLSSAREAERKSKVAEADVVQLHEMLAAAERARKQAEAERDELAEELASNSSGKTMLSDEKRRLDAKISHLEEELEEEQTNIMNLNERLRKSQQQVEQLSGELTSERASSQAKEAARQQLDKQNRELKAKVQEMEGQGRSKLKSSVGAMENKLRELEEQLEVESRERQAATKNLRQKEKKLKDLSVQMEDERKKAQQYKDQAEKSNVRVKQLKHQLEEAEEEAQRVAAARRKLQRELDEATEANDGLSREVAALKSKLRRGGEPGFSGSSPRSGSILSLGGGSARSSAGLTGGSTARSRSTILESSAGIPEEDEGVEEKAHSPSPPTRSPLPEEELHETPPDE from the exons ATGGTGGCCGGAGCTAAAGACAAAATGAAAG AGGAGCTTCTTCTGGAGGACTTTAGCAGCTATCGTTTCCTGATGGCGGGACACGTGGAGGTTTCCGGGGTCGAGGATGATGAGCTGTTTGTGGAGACCCTGGAAGCTATGGAGATTATGGGCTTCTCTGAGGAAGAGAGAATAG GGATGTTAAAGGTAGTCTCCACGGTTCTCCAACTGGGAAACATCAAGTTTGAGAAGGAACGAAACACCGAGCAAGCCACCATGCCGGATAACACAG CTGCCCAGAAAGTGTGCCACCTGCAGGGTATCAACGTGACTGACTTCACCAGGGCCTTCCTGACACCTAGGATCAAAGTGGGCCGGGAAGTGGTTCAGAAGGCTCAGACCAAGCAGCAG GCGGACTTTGCGGTTGAGGCTTTGGCCAAAGCCATGTACGAGCGTCTCTTCCGCTGGATCCTGGCCCGTGTAAACAAGACTCTCGATAAGAGCAAGAGGCAGTCTTCGTCCTTCCTTGGGATCTTGGACATCGCTGGATTTGAGATTTTCGAG GACAACTCATTCGAGCAGCTGTGCATTAACTACACCAACGAGCGTCTGCAGCAGCTCTTCAACCACACCATGTTCATCCTGGAGCAGGAGGAGTACAAGCGTGAGGGCATCGAGTGGAACTTCATCGACTTCGGCTTGGACCTACAGCCCTGCATCGAGCTCATCGAGAGAGGG AACAATCCACCGGGCATCCTGGCACTGTTGGATGAAGAGTGCTGGTTCCCCAAAGCCACAGATAATTCCTTTGTGGAGAAACTGTTAAGCACGCATGCCAGTCACGTCAAATTCTCCAAACCCAAACAGCACAAAGAGAAGCTGATGTTCACCGTTGCACACTATGCCGGAAAG GTGGACTACAATGCCACCAGCTGGCTGACCAAGAACATGGACCCTCTGAATGATAATGTGacctccctacttagcaactcaTCCAGCAACTTCATCCAAGACTTGTGGAAAGACG TGGATCGAGTGGTGGGCCTGGAGACCATGACCAAGATGTCTGAAAGCTCCATGCCCACCTCCACCAAGTCCAAGAAGGGGATGTTTCGTACCGTGGGCCAGCTGTATAAGGAATCCCTGGGGAAGCTGATGACAACATTGCACAATACACAACCTAACTTTGTGCGCTGCATCATCCCCAACCATGAGAAGAGG GCGGGTAAAATGGACGCCAACCTGGTTCTTGAGCAGTTAAGGTGCAATGGTGTATTGGAGGGTATCCGGATCTGCAGGCAGGGATTCCCAAACCGTATTGTATTTCAGGAGTTCAGGCAGAG GTACGAGATCCTGGCCGCCAATGCCATTCCCAAGGGCTTCATGGACGGGAAGCAGGCGTGCTGCTTGATG GTGAAACATTTGGACCTGGATCCCAACCTTTATCGCATTGGACAGAGTAAGATGTTCTTCAGGACTGGTGTGTTGGCTCAACTGGAGGAAGAGAGAGACCTCAAGCTCACTGTGATCATCATTTCCTTTCAGGCGCAGGGTCGAGGCTTCCTGGCACGCAA GGCCTTTAGCAAACGCCAGCAACAGCTTAGTGCCATGAAAGTGATCCAGAGGAACTGCGCTTGTTACCTCAAACTCAAGAATTGGCAGTGGTGGAGGCTCTTCACCAAG GTGAAACCCCTGCTGCAGGTGACCCGCCAAGAGGAGGAAATGGGTCAGAAGGATGAGGAACTCAAGGCAGCCAAGGAAGTGGCAGCCAAGAAAGAGGCGGAACTAAAGGACATCACCCAGAAACACACACAG CTGGTGGAAGAACGTGCCCAGCTGGAGAGCAAACTTCAAGCTGAGACGGAGCTCTACGCCGAGGCCGAGGAGATGAGGGTTCGGCTGGAGGCCAAGAAGCAGGAACTGGAGGAGGTCCTACACGAGATGGAGGCCCGgctggaggaggaggaagagcgcAGCGCCCAAGTACAGCAGGAGAGGAAGGAGATGGAACAGCAGCTACAG aACATGGAAGCCCACTTGTTGGAAGAAGAAGACGCTCGTCAAAAGCTCCAACTGGAAAAGGTTGCCGTGGAGGGAAAAGTGAAGAAACTTGAGGAGGATGTTCTGCTCATGGAGGAccagaacaacaaaatgcaaaag GAGCGTAAGCTTCTGGAGGAGAGGATGGCAGATTTAAACTCCAACCTGGCCGAGGAGGAGGAAAAGTCCAAGAACTTAACCAAGCTGAAGGCGAAGCACGAGTCCATGATCTCTGACTTGGAGG TGCGTTACAAGAAAGAGGAGAAGGGTCGCCTGGACATGGAGAAGGCCAAGAGGAAATTGGAGGCTGAGCTGGCAGAACTCCACGAGCAGCTGGCTGACCTTCAGGCCCAACTGGCTGAGCTTCGAGCTCAGCTGGCCGCCAAGGAAGATGAGCTACAGGCCACGCAGGCACG TTTGGACGAGGAGAGCAACCAGCGTGGCCTGGCGGTGAAGAAAGTTCGAGAGCTGGAGACCATGCTGTCAGAGTTGCGGGAGGACATGGAGGCTGAGAGGGGTGCCAGGGCCAAAGTGGAGGCGGCGAGCAGGGCCCTTGGGGAAGAACTCAATGCCCTGCGCTCAGAACTGGAGGACAGTTTGGATACCACCGCGGCGCAACAGGAGCTACG TGCAAAGCGTGAGCAGGAGGTGGCCATGCTAAAGAAAGCAATGGAGGAAGAGGGCCGCAGTCACGAGGCCCAAGTCCAAGACCTGAGGCAAAAGCACAGCCAGGCGGTTGAGGAACTCTCCGAACAGCTGGAGCAGGCCAAGAGA GTCCGGGCAGGTCTGGAGAAAACTAAGCAAGCTCTGGAGAAGGAGTCTTCTGACCTGACTGCCGACTTGCGCTCCATGGCCGCTGCCAAGCAGGACGTTGAGcacaagaagaagaaagttgacGCTCAACTCAACGATGTCAATAATCGCCTCAACGAGAGTGAGAGACAGAGGAACGAACTCGGAGAGAAAGTCTCCAAGATGACT gtGGAGCTGGACAACTTGGCCAGTCTTCTGAATGAAGCTGAAGGAAAGAACATCAAGCTGAGTAAAGATGTTTCCGGGCTGTCCTCGCAACTCCAAGACACTCAG GAACTTCTTTCTGAAGAGACCCGACAGAAGCTGAACGTGTCCGGGCGTCTGCGGCAGATGGAGGAAGATCGGATTTGTTTGACAGAGCAGCTAGAGGAGGAAAACGAGGCTAAGCGGGTCTTGGAGAGGCAGGTCTCCAGTCTCAACATGCAG CTGTCCGACTGCAAGAAGAAGCTGGACGAGTCCTTGGGCTCGGTAGAACTGCTGGAGGAAGGCAAGAAGCGTCTCTTGCGGGACCTGGAGGCAGCCAACAATGACTATGAGGAGAAGGCGGCAGCCTACGACAAGCTGGATAAGAGCCGCAGCCGAATGCAGCAGGAGCTGGAGGACGTCCTCATGGATTTGGATGGCCAGAGGCAGCTTGTTGTCAACCTGGAAAAGAAGCAGAAGAAGTTTGACCAG ATGCTGGCTGAGGAGAGAGCCGTATCAAGCAAGATTGCTGAGGAGCGAGATCGTGCCGAGGCAGAAGCAAGGGAGAAGGAGACCAGAGTCTTGGCTCTGTCCAGAGCTCTGGAAGAGAACCGCGAGGCTCTGGAGGAGGCAGACAAGACCAACAAAAGCCTCCGAATTGAGATGGAGGACCTTGTCAGCTCCAAGGACGATGTGGGACGCAGC GTCCACGACTTGGAGAAGGCCAAGCGTGCTCTGGAGGCCTTGGTGGAGGAGATGAAGGCCCACACGGAGGAGCTGGAGGATGAGCTCCAAGTGGCCGAGGACACAAAGTTGCGTATGGAGGTCAATGGTCAGGCCCTTAAATCCCAGCACGAGAGAGAACTGCAGGCCCGCGAAGAAGCCGGCGAGGAGAAGAGGAAGCAGCTTCTCAAGCAG GTTCGTGAGCTGGAGTCCGAATTGGATGAGGAGAAGAAGCAGCGTGCTCAAGCATCAGCCGGCAAGAAGAAGCTGGAAGGTGAACTCAAGGACATGGAAGAGCAGCTGGAGACCACCAACAGGGCACGCGATGAGGCGCTCAAGCAGCTGCGCAAGATCCAG GGCCAGGTGAAGGATCTCCAACGGGAGGTGGAGGACTCTCGCGCCGCCCAAAAGGAAGTCCTGAGCTCAGCCAGGGAGGCCGAGCGTAAATCCAAAGTCGCGGAGGCCGATGTGGTGCAGCTTCATGAG ATGCTGGCGGCAGCCGAACGAGCTCGAAAGCAGGCGGAAGCTGAGAGAGATGAGCTGGCCGAGGAGCTTGCCAGTAACTCCTCTGGGAA GACCATGCTGTCTGATGAGAAGCGCCGTCTGGATGCTAAGATCAGCCATCTGGAGGAGGAACTGGAGGAGGAACAGACTAACATTATGAATCTCAACGAGCGTCTGAGGAAGAGCCAGCAGCAG GTGGAGCAGCTCAGTGGCGAACTGACATCGGAGAGAGCGTCATCGCAGGCCAAGGAGGCGGCCAGGCAGCAGCTGGACAAGCAGAACCGAGAGCTGAAGGCCAAAGTTCAGGAGATGGAAGGCCAGGGACGCTCCAAGCTGAAATCCTCCGTCGGTGCTATGGAGAACAAACTGAGAGAGTTAGAGGAACAGTTGGAGGTGGAgagcag GGAGCGTCAGGCCGCCACCAAGAACCTGCGCCAGAAGGAGAAAAAGCTGAAGGACTTAAGTGTGCAGATGGAGGATGAGAGGAAGAAGGCGCAGCAGTACAAGGATCAG GCCGAGAAGAGCAACGTGCGCGTGAAGCAGCTGAAGCATCAGCTGGAGGAGGCGGAGGAGGAAGCGCAGCGCGTGGCCGCTGCCCGAAGGAAGCTGCAGAGGGAGCTGGATGAGGCCACTGAGGCCAACGACGGCCTAAGCAGGGAGGTTGCTGCTCTGAAGAGCAAACTCAG